One Intestinimonas butyriciproducens genomic window, TCCTCCTGCTCCAATCCGTCCTCCAGCTCCGGGTAGGTGAGCACCCGCTCCGTAATGGCCTCTTTCAGGTTCTCAATCGCGGGGAGGCATTTCCGATAGTTGTGCCACTCGTAGAAACGGCCCATATAATCATCCAAAATATCCAGTACCTCCACAGGGATCTCCCCCCTGTGCTGTTCAGCTCCCAACGTATCCACATTATAAAGCGTGATGCCGGGAAGCGCTTCTACTCCTGCGTCCACGTCCCGCGGCATAGAGAGATCCACGACCCAGGAAGGCCTTCTCTTGAGCATGCTCATCTGTTCTGCCGTTACCGTGTAATGGGGACTGGTGGTGGCTGAAAGGACCAAGTCCATCCCCTCCATAGCCGAAAACCGGTCATCATAGGGAACCACGCCGCAACCGGCAGGTACCACGGTCTCCCCGTGGCGGTAGGTCCGCAGTGTGACGGTCACCGAGCAGCCGGCTTCGCGGAGAAGAGATGCCGACAGTCGGCCCATCTCTCCATTGCCAATGACCAGCGCCCGCTTCCCATCCAACTTCCCCATATCCCGTCTCAATACATCGACCGCCCGGGCGGCGGCGGAGGTAGCGACTCCGGTAAGCCGAACTTTTGTTTTGATCTCCTTGCCCGCAGCCACAGCGTTTCGAAACAGGGTCTCCAGCACCGGGTCCGCCGTCCCCTGCTCCCTGGCTATGCCGATGGCCGCCTTCACCTGGGAGATAATCTGATCCTCTCCCCAGATCTGAGACTTGAGCCCCCCGGCTACCTCCATGAGGTGCCTGGCCGCCGCGCTGCCACGTCGCGTCACGAAAGCGCCGGCAAACGGAGCATATTCCAGCCCCACCGCGCCGCAAAGGATTTCGTCCGGCTTCAGATCGCTCTCTGGGGCGCACGAGAGATAGAGCTCCGTACGATTGCAGGTGGAGATGAGCGCACAACCCAGAATCCGTAGATTCTGGGCTCGGATCCGCCCCACCAGCGCTCCCACCTGCGCCCTGGTAAAGGAAAGCTGCTCCCGCAGCTCAATAGGCGCCTGACTGTAGTCCAGACCGGACATCAGAATGACCATGGAAAAACACTTCCTTGAGACAGTTTGATAATCAGACTATTCCTTAACGAGCACCACTGAAAAATAACCGGTGCCGTCCGTCATATCCGCAAAGCGGGGGTATAACGCTTCTCCCTTCATGCCGCAGTTGGCCACCATGGAGGCCCTCTCCAGAAGCCCCTTCTCCCGCAGGAGCGCCTGCAGTTCTCCGATGCTTTTTCCCGCCTTCATGAACACTTTATTGGCCGGAATGTCCAGGCAGTCGGCCGCCTCATGAGAAGCCGGAACGATGAGAAGCCGTTCCGCCCCTTCACACAGGGATGTATTGAGCCGGGCAGCCACGGCACAGAAGGAAGGAACGCCCGGGATCAGCTCAGCCTCATAGCCGCGGGCGAGAACCTTCCTGTGGACGTAAATATAGGTAGAGTACACTGTGGGGTCTCCCAGTGTAATAAAGGCCACGCTCCGCCCCTGATCCAGCAGTGCGCAGATATCCTCCGCGATTCTCTCATAACACCCGTCCAGCAGGCTTCGATCCCGTACCATGGGGGTAGGACAGCAAAGGAGCTCTTTCCCCTCCACAAACTCTCTGACGATATGGAGTGCGGTTTTCTCTCCCGCTCCCTTGTCCGGAACCGCCACCACGTCAGCCCCGCGCAGGATGCGCTCGGCCTTTCTGGTCACTAGCTCCGGATCTCCGGGCCCTACGCCAACCCCATACAGTTTTCCCTGATCCATATAAATGTCACGTCTCCTGTAGCAGTCTATTGATCTCTCTCCGCGCCGCACCGATGGTGGCGGCGGACCGGTCAGCGTCCAGCCCGTCCCTGTCCCGCAGGATCTCCATCAGATGGGCGATGCGCGGCAGGCGCAAATGATTCTCCCGCAGCAGCTCCGGCTGGGAAAAAAGCGCCTCTGTGGTCCCCTCCGCCGCTATCTTTCCTCCGTTGAGGAGGTAGGCATAGTCACAGTAAAGGGGTACGATATCCATATCGTGGGTGGCAATGATAATCGTCATCCCCAGCCTGCCGCGCAGCTCGGCGAGGAGACGCATAATATCGCTGACCCCCTGGGGGTCCAAGCCAGCCGTAGGTTCATCCAGAATCACCACGCTGGGCTCCATCACCAGCACCCCGGCGATGGCCACTCGCTTTTTTTGCCCAAAGGACAACGCATGGGTAGGTTTTCCCTTCAGATGGGTCACGCCGGTCCACTCCATCGCCTCATCCACCCGGCGGCGCACCTCCTCCTCAGGAAGTCCCAGATTTACGCCTCCAAATGAGATGTCACGATATACGTCGGCGGAAAAAAGCTGGTCATCCGGGTCCTGAAAGACGATACCCACCTGCTTGCGGACGGATATGAGCCCCTTTCGATCATACGTGACAGGGACGCCGTCCACCCTCACTTCCCCGCCGGCCGGGGTGAGGACTCCGTTCAGATTTAAAAACAGGGTGGACTTTCCGGCCCCGTTTGCGCCCAAAATTCCTGTCATTTTCCCCCGCTCCGCCCGGAACGAGATGTGGTCCAGCGCCACCGTGCCGTCCTCATAGGTATAATAAAGGTCCCTTGCCTCAATGGCATAGGTCATTTCAGCACCCCGCTTTCCGCGAAAAATACCAGAAGTTGCAGCGCTACTACGCCAATGCCCCAGAAATAGAGTTTTTTCCCATTCTGATACTCCATGGGCAGCGTAACAAGACTCCCGGTATATCCTCTGGCCTCCAGCGCAGCGTACACCCGGTCTCCCTGCCTCCAGGCCCGGAGAAACACCAGCGAAAGCATTGTTCCCACACACTCCAAACTCTGCCGAAACCCCTGATAACCGAGCCTGGACTCCTGGGCCACACGGATACGTCCTGCCGTGTCCATCAGGACAAAGATAAACCGATAGATGAGTTCCATAAGCTCCACCAGCAGCCGGGGCACATGGAGCCGCTCCAGCGCCATGGTGAGATCGGTCACAGGCGTATTGAGCGACAAAAAATACATGGCGGAGATAGCGCCCAATGCTTTACAAAAAACCATCAGACCCATCCGGAGATAACCAACAGTGATTCCCCACCGGAAGCGTCCCAACAGGCGAAAAGCGCACAGCGCCTCCGTCTCCTCAGAAACCGGCCGCAATACGACGGTAGCGCAGCCGATGATCAAAAAAGCCAGCGGGATCTTCAGAAAATGAAGCACCGTTTTCGGTCTCTGCCCCCCAAGCCCCACCGTGAGTGCCCCCATCACAAGCGCCGTCACAAGGCCCACGGAAATGCTCTCGCTGAACAGGCACACCAGCAGCACGGCCAGAGAGAACCAGAGCTTTGGGATCGGGTCCACCTCCTTGAGCCGTGAGGAATATGCGTACCGATCCGTCCCCATGGTCACACCCTCTTGGACTCCTCCGGCTTTCTCGCCGTGATGCGCCCCAGCACAAAGCACACGACACCGGAACCAAGCGCCGCCTGGAGCGCGAAAAGCAGGGACTCGATCTCCCCGCTGGCAGGCTCCGACAAGGGCTCGAACCAAGGCTCATAGTCGGGATTGGTCTCCTCGATGAGCGCTCCGGCGATCCCATCGGCTCCGCCAAACTCCGCATCCTTGCAATACCAGAGAGGAAAAGCGGCCAACAGCACGACCAAGGCGATCAGAATCACGTTTTTCTGCCAGACTTTCATGCTTCTTCCCCCCTCTTTATAGTACGGAGAGCTCTTGGAGCTCTGCAGCAGAGTATTTTTCCAGCACATTAAATACCACCACGGTCAGCAGCCCCTCGGCAATGGCCAGCGGAATCTGGGTCACGGCAAAGATAGCCAGATACTCCCCAAAATTTCCGTGGACCACCCCCAATTGAACGGATGTGGTCACATAGGTGAGCAGGTCCCCCAGGGCTGCGGCAAAGAATACGGCCACAGAGGGCTTGGTCTTCGCTTTTTTCAGCAGCATATAAACACCCCAGGACACAAAAGGTCCTACGATGGCCATAGAGAAAACGTTAGCGCCCAAAGTGGTCAGACCGCCGTGGGCCAACAGCAGCGCCTGGAAAAGCAGGACAATGAGCCCCAGGATCGTGGTGGCGGTGGGACCGAACAGGATCGCGCCCAGCCCCACTCCGGTGGGATGAGAGCAGGACCCCGTAACCGACGGAATCTTCAGTGCAGAGAGGACAAAAGCGAATGCGCCGCACATGGCAAGGAGCACTTTCGCTTTGGGATTGAGATCCACCTTCTTTTTAATAGAGAAAAAACCGGAAACTACAAATGGGACGCATACCGCCATCCAACCGAATGCCCAAGCCTTGGGCAGCATCCCCTCGGCGATGTGCATAGCTGATGCGCCGGACAGCATAAGGCCCAGTAGGGCAATGGACGCCGCCAAGAGCCTGAACTTGCGTGGAACATGATACTTCATCAGAATGCTCTCCTTTATTTCCTCTTGCAAAAATTCGCGGCGTCGCCGCACTCCTGTTTTTCGTTTTTATTCGGCCTCCTCGGCGTGCCGGACAAAGACTTCCCGAATCCCAGGATACTCTCCCAATCCGGAAAGCACACACTTCACGTCATAACCCTGCGCCGCGATCCGGTTTTTCCAGGAGTCCGCCTCATCCCCCGCCAAGTCATTTTTGGCGTGATCCCCTGCCACCACCATCAGCGGATAGAGCACGACCTTTTTCACCTCCGGGCGCTCATCCAGCCGATGCAATACCTCTTCCAACCCGGGATATCCCTCTACCGTGCCGACAAGTATATCGGTCCGCCCCAGATCGTGAAAAACATACTCCAATTGACAGTAGGCGGAATTTGCAAAGTGTTCCGTTCCATGCCCCATAAAGACAAGTGCCGTATCCTTCTCCCGTGTCGGCAGGACCTGCAGGAGCGCCTGCGCCGTGACCTTGTAATCCTGTACCGTGGTCAGCAAGGGGCGGCCTACGGCCAAGCGCACAAATTTCTCCCGGAACGGCTCTGTCTGCGCCGCGAGTTTATCGTATTCGTCTCCGTTCATGATGTGTGTGGGCTGGAGCACCACATCGTCGAATCCCTCCGCCGCCAAGCGTGAGAGGGCCTGCGGCACATCGTCGATATGCAGCCCGTCCCGGCGCTCCAGCTTCCGGAGGATCATGCCGCTGGTAAATGCCCGGCGCTGGACTCTGCCCGTCATACGCCCGGCGATGTCCCACTCGATGGGCTGAATGGTCTTTTCCAGCGTATCCAGGTGGCTGGTCCCGAAGGATACCACCAACACAGCTTGTCCGGCCATCGTATCCACCCCCTCCGATATTATTCTCTGGCGTTTCCCGACGCCAGGTACAGCATGGCATTGCAGATACAGGCGGCCACATTGGACCCGCCCTTCCGACCACGGGCCACGATATAGGGGACCTGCTCGGTGAGCAGGAGCTCCTTGCTCTCCACCACATTGACAAAGCCCACCGGCACGCCAATGACCAGCGCAGGGCTCAGCTCTCCAGCCTCCATAAGCTCGCAGGCCCGTACCAACGCTGTGGGCGCATTTCCCAGGGCCAGAATCAAAGGCCCCTTCAGCCGCGCGGCCCGCTCCATGGAGACCGTTGCCCGGGTAACCCCCCGCTCCTTGGCCTCATTGGCCACGTCGACGTCGGACATAAAGCAGAGCACCTCGCCGCCAAACCGCTCCAATACCCGTTTATTGATCCCGGAACGTGCCATCTGGGTATCGGTGACGATCGTGCAGCCCTGCCGGATGGCTTCCACGCCTCTCTGTACCGCGCCTTCGGAAAATACCAGATGATCGGCATAATCAAAATCGGCGGTGGTATGGATGACCCGCTTCACCACGGGCAGCACCTCTGCCGGGAAGCTCCGCTCTCCCAGCTCCGATTGAATGATCTCCATGCTCCGCGCCTCGATGTCCGCAGGCGCCACTCTCTGCAATTCTACTTTCATATCTCTATTCCTCGCCGTTCAAAATACGGTATACCCGCTCCATATCCAAACTTTCCCGCAGTCCGGCGGCCAGTTTGTCGTACTGCTCCTCCTGGTAGCTCCGATAGTCTATCGCAGCGGCGGTGGGGGAGAGCCCCTTCGTCGCAAAGAGCGCATTGACCAGCCCCTGGGCGCTCTCTGCCCGCTCAAAAATACCGTGCACATAGCTGCCCCAGACGTTACCACAGGATGCGCCATCCCGCTTGGTCTGCCCATCCAGCGTGGTAATCTCCGTCAGAGGCTTTCCGTCATCCAGAAGAGCCGTGTCTCCCATATGGATCTCATACCCGTCGAAAGGAACACCGTTGAGGCCGGCAAAGACTCCCTGGGCACCGAAATAGGCCCCTCTCACCCGTGTCCGGGTCTTTTCCCCCCGGAACACCGTGGAAACGGGCAGCAGTCCCATACCGGCCAGCTCTCCACCGCTCTCCACTCCATCGGGATCAGAAAGGGTGCGCCCCAGCATCTGATAGCCGCCGCAGACACCCAACACGGCTCCGCCCCGGCTGGCATGCTGGAGCACTTTGGCCTCCAGCCCATTTTGACGCATCCATTTGAGGTCATCCATCGTGCTTTTGGTACCCGGAAGGATCACCAAATCAGGATTTCCGAACTTCCCCGGAGTGCGCACATAGCGCACCGTTACTCCGGAGAGACGCTCCAATGGGTTGAAATCCGTAAAGTTGGAGATGCGGGGCAGTTGAATCACCGCGATATCCAGCAGTCCTACCTGCCCCTCCCCCCTCATCTTGGAGGAGAGAGAATCCTCATCGTCCACATCCACATCCAGCATGGGCACTACGCCCAATACCGGCTTGCCGGTGAGTTCCTCCAATGTGACCAGACCAGGCCGCAAAATCTCCACATCGCCACGAAACTTATTGATGAGAAGGCCCTTGATCCGTGCCTGCTCCTCCGGTTCCAAAAGCTTCACCGTCCCGTAGAGAGAGGCAAATACGCCGCCGCGGTCGATGTCTCCCGCCAACAGCACCGGAGCGCCCGCCAGTCTGGCCATACCCATGTTGACAAAATCATCCTGGCGGAGGTTGATCTCCGCCGGGCTTCCCGCCCCCTCGATCACGATGATGTCGTTTTCGGCGGAGAGACTCTCAAAGGCAGCCATAATCTCAGGGATCAGCGCCTTTTTGTACTTGAAATACGCCACGGCCCCCATGGTCCCCCGGGGCACGCCGTTTACAATGACTTGGCTTCCCATATCGTTGGTGGGCTTGAGGAGCACCGGATTCATCCTCACATCGGGGGCTACTCCCGCAGCCTCCGCCTGGACCACCTGAGCCCTTCCCATCTCCAGACCGTCTGCGGTGATAAAGGAATTGAGCGCCATATTTTGGGATTTAAAAGGGGCCACTCGATAGCCGTCCTGATGAAAAATACGGCACAGCCCCGCCGCCAGCAGACTTTTTCCCGCATTGGAGGCAGTCCCCTGGATCATGATCGCTTTTGCCATTTACAGCACCTCTTTCAATGCCCGGACAAGCCGTTCATTTTCTCCCCTCAGGCGGATCGCGATCCGATAGTAGTCCTCTGTCAGCCCCACATAGTTGGCACAGGAGCGGATGAGGATTCCCCGCTTCAGAAGCCGTTCTCTCAGATCCGTCACGCCCGCCCTCTGAAAAAGGAGATAATTTGCCGCGCTGGGAAACACCCGCAGACCCAATCCGGCCAACTCGCCGGTCAGCCAGCGTCTCTCCACCTCAATCAACTGCCGGGCCAACAGCGGATGGAGGGGCTCCTGCAAGGCCGCCACTCCGGCTGCCTGGGCCGGAGCAGATACGCTCCAGGGCTGCGCGCACCGGGAGAGTCGGTCCAGCAGACCCGTATCCGATGTGATACAGTAGCCCAGCCGCAGTCCCGGCATGGCATAGCACTTGGTAAAAGCCCGCAGCAGGAGCAGATTGGGATAGGACTTCACGTATCCGGCGAGGCCCCCCGAGTCCCCGCTGTCGGATAGGGCCAGGAAGCACTCGTCTACCACCAGCCGTATCCCCCTGCCCGCGCATCGCTCCAAAATGCGCTCCATGAGTCCGCGCGCAATAGGCTGTCCGGTGGGATTGTTGGGCGTGCAGAAGAAAGCCATCTCCAAGCGTCCGTCCAGATCCTCCAGCACAGCATCTGTCAAGTTAAAATCGTTGTCAGGTGTCAGGCGGTGGTAGACCACTTCGCTTCCCGCAGCTTCCATGGCCTCCTGATACTCCGAAAAGGTAGGCGCCGTGACCAGGGCCCGCTTGGGCCTGAGTGCAAAGGCCAGCCGGAAGATGAGATCCGCCGCTCCATTGCCGCAGAGGACCCATTCCCGCTCCACGCCGTCCCGCCGTGCGATCCCCTCGGTAAGCACGCGGCACAGGGGGTCTGGGTAATGAACGGCTCCCTTTACTGCGGCGGCCGCCGCCCGGCGCACGGACTCCGGCATGCCCAGCGGATTCAGATTGGCGGAGAAGTCCACGATTTCCCCCTGAAACCCCATCTTGGCAGTGAGAATGTCGCCGCCGTGGGTATACGCTTTCATCCGATCCCCCCTCCTTTCGTTCTTTTCTTTCACCTGCCCTCAGGCCAGGCTCAGCAGCAGGGGTATCCCGCAAAAAAGCACCATGGCCAGGAAAGCTGTGGCATACATGAGCCGGTTGGCGCGGAGAATATCCGCAGCCTCCACCGGGCGCATGGCGTCTCCGATAGAGGGCTTTTCCACTAACGTGCCAAAATAATAATTGCTCCCGGCCAGCTCCACATCCAGCGCCCCGGCGCAGGCCGCCTCCGTATGGGCGGAGTTGGGGCTCTTGTGATTTTTTCGGTCCCGCTTAAAGATACGCCACGCGTTTTTTCCATCAAATCCTGCGGGACGGGCCGCCAGACACATGAGTATGCCCGCCAAACGGGCCGGGATCCAATTCACCACATCATCCAGCTTGGCCGCCGCCCGGCCAAAGTAGAGATACCGGTCATTCTTGTACCCTACCATAGAATCCATGGTATTGACGGACTTGTAGAGCATTCCCAGAGGCGCTCCCCCCAGGGCCAGACACAGAAGAGGCGCAATCACGCCGTCGGAGGCGTTCTCGGCCACGGTCTCCACCGCCGCCTTGGCAACGCCGGTCCTGTCCAGCCGGTCTGTATCCCGTCCCACGATCATGGAGACAGCACGCCTGGCCTCTTCCAGGGTCCCGTCCCGCAGGGCCCGGTAGACCTTTACGCTCTCGTCCCGCAGGGAGCGGGCAGCCAGAAGCTGATAACACAGTACCGTCTGTGCGGCAAACGCCAGCCAGGGATGGATCCGTCCGCACAGCCATAAGATCAGCACGGTGACGCCGGTGGATATTCCGCCCACCAGTACCACCAGAACGCCGCCTGCCGCCAGTTCGCCCCGCTCTCCCCTGGGAAAAACCGTCCGCAGGAGCTTTTCCAGTCCGGCGATCAACGCGCCGATGGCCCGTACCGGATGGGGCATCCAGTGGGGGTCTCCCAGCAGAAGGTCCAGGCAGAACCCCAACAGAAGAGCATATAGCCGCAGGGTAAGGCTCATGCCCTGACCCTCCCGACGGTCCCCAGAATGTCCAGCCGAAGAGGGTCTCTGCACAGTTCGGCCCGGTAGCCGCCGCAGTTCTGGGGATACCAATCGTAAAAGCGCTCCCGGCTCGGCCGGCCATGGAGCGTGAGCATCCCCATCAGAAGACCTCCGTGGGACACCACGCCAATGCGCTCATAGCCCCGCGCGGCAGCATCGTCGGCAAGCCGCCCCAGCGCCCTGGAACCCCGGCGGGCACAGTCTTCGGCGGGCTCACCCACCGCCATCTCCCCCGCCAGCCACCGCTGGTAGAGAGGATCGTTCTTGAGCTCCTCGTGATTCTTCCCCTCAAAAGGGCCGAAGTCGGTCTCCCGCAGATCGTCCACAACCGTGTGTTCCACCCCCGGCCACAGCAGTTCCGCCGTCCTGCGGCAGCGGAGCATGGGACTGATATAGAGGTGCTCCACCGTGGGCAGCAGCGGTGCAGTCTCGCGGGCCAGCGTCTCCCCCTCGGGCGCCAAGGGTACATCCAGCCGCCCCACAAAGCGCTTTTCCTTGTTTCCCTGGGTCACACTGTGCCGTACCAGGATCACTTCCATGCCCCTTCCCCCTTCAACACCATACTCAGTCCGCAGAAGATGCGCTCCACCCGGTCTGCCCGCCGGGCCAGCACACAGCACAGGCGTCCCACTGCCTCTCGCCAGCTCCGCTCTCCAGGATCGATGGGCACCACCCCACAGCCCACCTCGTCACAAAGGATGACCACGTCCGGGTTATCCTCGAGGACTGTG contains:
- a CDS encoding ATP-binding cassette domain-containing protein, translating into MTYAIEARDLYYTYEDGTVALDHISFRAERGKMTGILGANGAGKSTLFLNLNGVLTPAGGEVRVDGVPVTYDRKGLISVRKQVGIVFQDPDDQLFSADVYRDISFGGVNLGLPEEEVRRRVDEAMEWTGVTHLKGKPTHALSFGQKKRVAIAGVLVMEPSVVILDEPTAGLDPQGVSDIMRLLAELRGRLGMTIIIATHDMDIVPLYCDYAYLLNGGKIAAEGTTEALFSQPELLRENHLRLPRIAHLMEILRDRDGLDADRSAATIGAARREINRLLQET
- a CDS encoding pyridoxal phosphate-dependent aminotransferase, producing MKAYTHGGDILTAKMGFQGEIVDFSANLNPLGMPESVRRAAAAAVKGAVHYPDPLCRVLTEGIARRDGVEREWVLCGNGAADLIFRLAFALRPKRALVTAPTFSEYQEAMEAAGSEVVYHRLTPDNDFNLTDAVLEDLDGRLEMAFFCTPNNPTGQPIARGLMERILERCAGRGIRLVVDECFLALSDSGDSGGLAGYVKSYPNLLLLRAFTKCYAMPGLRLGYCITSDTGLLDRLSRCAQPWSVSAPAQAAGVAALQEPLHPLLARQLIEVERRWLTGELAGLGLRVFPSAANYLLFQRAGVTDLRERLLKRGILIRSCANYVGLTEDYYRIAIRLRGENERLVRALKEVL
- a CDS encoding bifunctional adenosylcobinamide kinase/adenosylcobinamide-phosphate guanylyltransferase; this encodes MILLIGGTGQGKLAYAIEKTGCGPEDVARDPEAARRKPIFVGLESWIREHPDENLEEKLDTVLEDNPDVVILCDEVGCGVVPIDPGERSWREAVGRLCCVLARRADRVERIFCGLSMVLKGEGAWK
- the cbiQ gene encoding cobalt ECF transporter T component CbiQ, with translation MGTDRYAYSSRLKEVDPIPKLWFSLAVLLVCLFSESISVGLVTALVMGALTVGLGGQRPKTVLHFLKIPLAFLIIGCATVVLRPVSEETEALCAFRLLGRFRWGITVGYLRMGLMVFCKALGAISAMYFLSLNTPVTDLTMALERLHVPRLLVELMELIYRFIFVLMDTAGRIRVAQESRLGYQGFRQSLECVGTMLSLVFLRAWRQGDRVYAALEARGYTGSLVTLPMEYQNGKKLYFWGIGVVALQLLVFFAESGVLK
- a CDS encoding precorrin-8X methylmutase; this translates as MKVELQRVAPADIEARSMEIIQSELGERSFPAEVLPVVKRVIHTTADFDYADHLVFSEGAVQRGVEAIRQGCTIVTDTQMARSGINKRVLERFGGEVLCFMSDVDVANEAKERGVTRATVSMERAARLKGPLILALGNAPTALVRACELMEAGELSPALVIGVPVGFVNVVESKELLLTEQVPYIVARGRKGGSNVAACICNAMLYLASGNARE
- a CDS encoding energy-coupling factor ABC transporter substrate-binding protein is translated as MKVWQKNVILIALVVLLAAFPLWYCKDAEFGGADGIAGALIEETNPDYEPWFEPLSEPASGEIESLLFALQAALGSGVVCFVLGRITARKPEESKRV
- a CDS encoding energy-coupling factor ABC transporter permease gives rise to the protein MKYHVPRKFRLLAASIALLGLMLSGASAMHIAEGMLPKAWAFGWMAVCVPFVVSGFFSIKKKVDLNPKAKVLLAMCGAFAFVLSALKIPSVTGSCSHPTGVGLGAILFGPTATTILGLIVLLFQALLLAHGGLTTLGANVFSMAIVGPFVSWGVYMLLKKAKTKPSVAVFFAAALGDLLTYVTTSVQLGVVHGNFGEYLAIFAVTQIPLAIAEGLLTVVVFNVLEKYSAAELQELSVL
- the hemA gene encoding glutamyl-tRNA reductase; this encodes MVILMSGLDYSQAPIELREQLSFTRAQVGALVGRIRAQNLRILGCALISTCNRTELYLSCAPESDLKPDEILCGAVGLEYAPFAGAFVTRRGSAAARHLMEVAGGLKSQIWGEDQIISQVKAAIGIAREQGTADPVLETLFRNAVAAGKEIKTKVRLTGVATSAAARAVDVLRRDMGKLDGKRALVIGNGEMGRLSASLLREAGCSVTVTLRTYRHGETVVPAGCGVVPYDDRFSAMEGMDLVLSATTSPHYTVTAEQMSMLKRRPSWVVDLSMPRDVDAGVEALPGITLYNVDTLGAEQHRGEIPVEVLDILDDYMGRFYEWHNYRKCLPAIENLKEAITERVLTYPELEDGLEQEELVELTVSKAVDLLTGGLKEHFTPEDLERVVGKIKVHTAVRSRERENCHGEKRILFPAIC
- a CDS encoding sirohydrochlorin cobaltochelatase: MAGQAVLVVSFGTSHLDTLEKTIQPIEWDIAGRMTGRVQRRAFTSGMILRKLERRDGLHIDDVPQALSRLAAEGFDDVVLQPTHIMNGDEYDKLAAQTEPFREKFVRLAVGRPLLTTVQDYKVTAQALLQVLPTREKDTALVFMGHGTEHFANSAYCQLEYVFHDLGRTDILVGTVEGYPGLEEVLHRLDERPEVKKVVLYPLMVVAGDHAKNDLAGDEADSWKNRIAAQGYDVKCVLSGLGEYPGIREVFVRHAEEAE
- a CDS encoding cobyric acid synthase; the encoded protein is MAKAIMIQGTASNAGKSLLAAGLCRIFHQDGYRVAPFKSQNMALNSFITADGLEMGRAQVVQAEAAGVAPDVRMNPVLLKPTNDMGSQVIVNGVPRGTMGAVAYFKYKKALIPEIMAAFESLSAENDIIVIEGAGSPAEINLRQDDFVNMGMARLAGAPVLLAGDIDRGGVFASLYGTVKLLEPEEQARIKGLLINKFRGDVEILRPGLVTLEELTGKPVLGVVPMLDVDVDDEDSLSSKMRGEGQVGLLDIAVIQLPRISNFTDFNPLERLSGVTVRYVRTPGKFGNPDLVILPGTKSTMDDLKWMRQNGLEAKVLQHASRGGAVLGVCGGYQMLGRTLSDPDGVESGGELAGMGLLPVSTVFRGEKTRTRVRGAYFGAQGVFAGLNGVPFDGYEIHMGDTALLDDGKPLTEITTLDGQTKRDGASCGNVWGSYVHGIFERAESAQGLVNALFATKGLSPTAAAIDYRSYQEEQYDKLAAGLRESLDMERVYRILNGEE
- the cobI gene encoding precorrin-2 C(20)-methyltransferase, translating into MDQGKLYGVGVGPGDPELVTRKAERILRGADVVAVPDKGAGEKTALHIVREFVEGKELLCCPTPMVRDRSLLDGCYERIAEDICALLDQGRSVAFITLGDPTVYSTYIYVHRKVLARGYEAELIPGVPSFCAVAARLNTSLCEGAERLLIVPASHEAADCLDIPANKVFMKAGKSIGELQALLREKGLLERASMVANCGMKGEALYPRFADMTDGTGYFSVVLVKE
- the cbiB gene encoding adenosylcobinamide-phosphate synthase CbiB; the protein is MSLTLRLYALLLGFCLDLLLGDPHWMPHPVRAIGALIAGLEKLLRTVFPRGERGELAAGGVLVVLVGGISTGVTVLILWLCGRIHPWLAFAAQTVLCYQLLAARSLRDESVKVYRALRDGTLEEARRAVSMIVGRDTDRLDRTGVAKAAVETVAENASDGVIAPLLCLALGGAPLGMLYKSVNTMDSMVGYKNDRYLYFGRAAAKLDDVVNWIPARLAGILMCLAARPAGFDGKNAWRIFKRDRKNHKSPNSAHTEAACAGALDVELAGSNYYFGTLVEKPSIGDAMRPVEAADILRANRLMYATAFLAMVLFCGIPLLLSLA
- a CDS encoding histidine phosphatase family protein → MEVILVRHSVTQGNKEKRFVGRLDVPLAPEGETLARETAPLLPTVEHLYISPMLRCRRTAELLWPGVEHTVVDDLRETDFGPFEGKNHEELKNDPLYQRWLAGEMAVGEPAEDCARRGSRALGRLADDAAARGYERIGVVSHGGLLMGMLTLHGRPSRERFYDWYPQNCGGYRAELCRDPLRLDILGTVGRVRA